One window of the Montipora foliosa isolate CH-2021 chromosome 4, ASM3666993v2, whole genome shotgun sequence genome contains the following:
- the LOC138001062 gene encoding uncharacterized protein: MSFTEDNLLVANGPITHHGANVTADEELTPTLENMVVLTWLQLIHTALPALVKQRYRTELRSKTLASLKPEISQALDSLLEEIRSTADTKVLRTTASRFRQPPSLPSHKPSPSPWAPTKRPKSCPLCKQAGRNDQHFLSSCSYLPPEDRSYLSRSRLMSPFDDEEPDYVDYAPPLFTAEDEPPLCTSARSVSRRVSTKQSPHFKAFYKHYPIQLTLDTGAETSMIKSSLARSIGAPIMKSSQQALQADGLTPLAVGGETRLILSRADNQLTLDAHVVDDLDVDVLAGTPFLIANDISVRPAKCQVRIQDSEVVHYEHKSDPTTASHAVCPPLKKRPRSQYSRNQLVELQAKFDELEQAKVFRRPEDLGITVEYLNPSFLVKKPSGGHRLVTAFADVARYSKPQPSLMPDVDSILRTIAPWRYMIKTDLTRAFYQILLSKSSLKYCGVATPFRGIRVYTRSAMGMPGSETALEEMMCRVLSDFIEEGFVAKLADDLYCGADTPEGLLHNWQRVLQALDRCNLRLSPTKTVICPKTTSILGWIWSQGSLSANPHRIAALASCPLPSTVKELRSFISAYKVLSRVLPNCSNVIDPLECALTGLQSSDRLMWDENLTSRFKSAQDFLSNHKAIVLPRPTDTLWIVTDRSVTRRGLGATLYVSRVNQLHLAGFFSAKLRKHQVTWLPCEFEALSIAASVKHFSPFIIQSQHPTTALTDSKPCVQAIDKLCRGEFSASPCVTLFLTTVSRYQVHLQHLAGRANLPSDFTCRNAPDCSEPNCQICNFVHEMEDSVVRNVSIHDILNNKSNLPITTRSAWGQIQNDCPDLRRVHAHLKQGTRPSKKLTNILDVKRYLNSVSIASDGLLVVKRTLPLAPVAEAIVVPRSVLDGLLTALHIKLNHPSRHQFQMVVQRQFFALDMNDAISRVTSACHTCASQRSFPSSLVHQSSEDPPEIVGISFAADVIKRHRQLILVLRECATSFTASCLVPDEKHDTLRDALTQLIVGVHPLDGPRAVIRVDPSPGSQSMANNDSLNHLNVTIEVGRVKNKNKNPVAEKAVRELEDELIKQEPGGRPVSAVGLALATARLNSRLRLPGLSSRELWTQRNQFTHEQLPLSDYNFILVSDHSGPQASQDRDDEPSPVTPALPAASVPPESPAPAPPELTSVPSDEVQFPSSACGDTTLDAPIGVPPLLALQEEPRTIATAPDQALSSCPSSSPESPSPRPQRQRKPPSYLNDYVRF; the protein is encoded by the exons TGGTCGTTTTAACTTGGTTACAACTCATACACACCGCACTACCCGCTCTCGTAAAACAGCGCTACCGCACGGAATTAAGATCTAAAACTCTGGCTTCCCTGAAACCCGAAATTTCCCAGGCTTTGGATTCCCTTCTCGAGGAGATTCGCAGTACCGCCGACACCAAAGTCCTCCGCACCACAGCTTCGAGGTTCCGACAGCCTCCGTCTCTCCCTTCGCACAAGCCTTCTCCCTCGCCATGGGCTCCTACCAAGCGACCAAAGTCCTGCCCACTTTGTAAACAGGCCGGTCGCAATGACCAACACTTCCTCAGCTCTTGCTCTTATTTACCTCCAGAGGACCGTTCTTATCTGTCTCGGTCTCGCTTAATGTCTCCCTTTGACGACGAAGAACCTGACTACGTGGACTATGCTCCCCCTCTCTTCACGGCCGAAGATGAGCCCCCATTGTGTACCTCCGCTCGCTCGGTCTCACGTCGCGTCAGTACTAAACAGTCTCCTCACTTCAAAGCCTTCTACAAGCATTACCCCATACAGCTCACCCTCGACACAGGTGCAGAGACTAGCATGATCAAGTCTTCTCTAGCCCGTTCCATCGGCGCACCCATCATGAAATCTTCCCAGCAAGCTTTGCAAGCCGACGGTCTGACTCCCTTAGCTGTAGGTGGTGAAACTCGCCTCATCTTATCCCGTGCTGACAACCAACTCACTCTTGATGCCCATGTTGTCGATGACTTAGATGTAGACGTCCTCGCAGGCACACCCTTTCTTATCGCTAACGATATCTCTGTTCGCCCTGCTAAGTGCCAAGTGCGTATTCAAGACTCCGAGGTCGTCCACTACGAGCATAAGAGTGATCCAACCACTGCTTCCCATGCTGTGTGTC CCCCCTTAAAGAAAAGGCCACGTTCCCAATACTCCCGGAACCAACTCGTAGAGCTCCAAGCCAAGTTTGATGAGCTTGAACAAGCCAAGGTCTTCCGTCGCCCCGAGGATCTCGGCATAACCGTTGAGTACCTCAACCCTTCGTTCTTAGTCAAAAAGCCCTCCGGTGGTCACAGACTCGTAACTGCTTTCGCCGATGTCGCACGATACAGTAAACCTCAGCCATCACTAATGCCTGATGTAGACTCCATCCTACGCACCATCGCTCCCTGGCGCTACATGATCAAAACAGACCTCACTCGTGCTTTCTATCAGATCCTCCTCTCCAAGTCTTCCCTGAAGTACTGTGGCGTAGCCACACCCTTCCGTGGAATTCGCGTCTACACAAGGTCAGCTATGGGAATGCCTGGGTCTGAGACTGCGCTCGAAGAAATGATGTGTCGCGTTCTCAGTGACTTCATTGAAGAAGGCTTCGTGGCCAAACTTGCAGATGACCTCTACTGTGGGGCCGATACCCCCGAAGGCCTCCTGCACAACTGGCAGCGCGTCCTCCAGGCCCTTGATCGTTGTAACCTTCGCCTTTCTCCCACAAAGACCGTCATTTGTCCCAAGACCACCTCCATCCTCGGCTGGATATGGTCCCAAGGCAGCTTATCAGCCAACCCGCATCGTATCGCCGCCTTGGCATCTTGTCCTCTTCCTTCAACTGTGAAAGAACTCAGGTCTTTTATCAGCGCCTACAAAGTCCTCAGTCGCGTTCTTCCCAACTGCTCAAACGTCATTGATCCCCTTGAGTGCGCCCTCACTGGCCTTCAGTCTTCTGACAGACTAATGTGGGACGAGAACTTAACCTCCAGGTTCAAATCCGCGCAGGATTTCCTATCCAACCACAAAGCCATAGTTCTCCCTCGCCCTACAGACACCCTCTGGATAGTTACGGATAGATCCGTTACCAGGAGAGGCCTTGGTGCCACGTTGTACGTCTCACGTGTCAATCAACTCCACTTAGCCGGCTTCTTCAGTGCCAAACTGCGAAAACACCAAGTCACTTGGCTTCCCTGCGAATTCGAAGCATTGTCCATTGCCGCTTCTGTCAAGCATTTCTCCCCATTTATTATCCAGTCTCAGCACCCAACGACCGCACTGACAGATAGCAAACCCTGTGTTCAAGCGATTGACAAACTGTGTCGAGGCGAATTCTCGGCAAGCCCTTGTGTAACTTTGTTCCTTACGACCGTCAGCCGTTACCAAGTCCATCTTCAACACTTGGCTGGGAGAGCCAACTTACCGTCTGACTTCACCTGCCGTAACGCTCCGGACTGCAGTGAACCCAATTGCCAGATCTGCAACTTTGTCCACGAAATGGAGGATTCCGTCGTGCGGAACGTCTCAATTCATGACATCCTCAACAACAAGTCTAATCTCCCGATCACAACCAGATCAGCCTGGGGACAGATCCAAAACGACTGTCCCGACCTTCGCAGAGTCCACGCCCACCTTAAACAAGGCACACGTCCTTCAAAGAAACTTACTAATATTCTGGATGTTAAGCGTTATCTCAATTCTGTCTCCATTGCTAGTGACGGACTTCTTGTGGTTAAGCGCACTCTACCGTTAGCTCCAGTTGCGGAAGCCATCGTCGTCCCGCGGTCCGTCCTGGACGGCCTCCTTACCGCCCTTCATATCAAACTCAACCATCCGTCCCGCCATCAGTTTCAAATGGTAGTCCAACGTCAGTTCTTCGCTCTGGACATGAACGATGCCATCTCTCGAGTAACATCTGCTTGCCACACTTGTGCTTCCCAGAGGTCGTTTCCAAGCTCCTTGGTTCACCAATCTTCTGAAGACCCCCCAGAGATCGTAGGTATCTCCTTCGCTGCTGACGTGATCAAACGTCACCGTCAGCTTATCCTAGTGCTCCGAGAATGCGCAACGTCCTTCACTGCTTCCTGCTTGGTACCTGACGAGAAGCACGATACCCTACGTGACGCCCTCACCCAACTAATTGTTGGTGTCCACCCACTTGACGGCCCAAGAGCAGTTATACGTGTGGATCCCTCCCCTGGCTCTCAGTCCATGGCCAACAACGACTCTCTCAACCACCTGAACGTCACCATCGAAGTCGGTCGCGTtaagaacaaaaataagaacCCAGTCGCCGAGAAGGCTGTCCGTGAGCTCGAGGATGAGCTCATCAAACAAGAGCCCGGTGGCAGACCAGTAAGTGCAGTTGGCCTCGCTCTCGCCACTGCCCGTCTTAACTCCCGTCTTCGCCTTCCTGGCCTATCCTCTCGCGAGTTGTGGACCCAACGCAATCAGTTCACCCACGAGCAGTTGCCGTTGTCTGATTACAACTTCATACTTG TGTCCGATCACTCTGGTCCCCAGGCCTCTCAAGACCGGGACGACGAGCCTTCTCCGGTAACCCCCGCCTTGCCTGCAGCCTCCGTACCTCCAGAGTCACCTGCTCCCGCGCCGCCTGAGCTTACCTCCGTGCCGTCTGACGAGGTGCAATTCCCTTCGTCCGCTTGTGGTGACACTACTCTTGATGCCCCTATTGGCGTACCCCCTCTACTTGCTCTACAAGAGGAGCCCCGCACCATTGCGACAGCCCCAGATCAAGCCCTGTCGTCCTGTCCCAGTTCTTCTCCTGAGTCTCCTAGTCCGAGACCTCAAAGACAGCGCAAACCGCCTTCGTACTTAAATGACTATGTTAGATTTTAG